Proteins encoded within one genomic window of Odocoileus virginianus isolate 20LAN1187 ecotype Illinois unplaced genomic scaffold, Ovbor_1.2 Unplaced_Scaffold_3, whole genome shotgun sequence:
- the SFXN1 gene encoding sideroflexin-1, producing MSRKMSGELPPNINIKEPRWDQSTFIGRAKHFFTVTDPRNILLTNEQLEAARKVVHDYRQGIVPSGLTENELWRAKYVYDSAFHPDTGEKMILIGRMSAQVPMNMTITGCMMTFYRTTPAVLFWQWINQSFNAVVNYTNRSGDAPLTVNELGTAYVSATTGAVATALGLNALTKHVSPLIGRFVPFAAVAAANCINIPLMRQRELKVGIPVTDENGNRLGESANAAKQAITQVVVSRILMAAPGMAIPPFIMNTLEKKAFLKRFPWMSAPVQVGIVGFCLVFATPLCCALFPQKSSMSVTSLEAELQARIRETHPELRRVYFNKGL from the exons TCCAGGAAGATGTCTGGAGAACTTCCACCAAACATTAACATCAAGGAACCTCGATGGGATCAAAGCACTTTCATTGGACGAGCCAAGCATTTCTTCACTGTAACTGATCCCAGGAACATTCTGTTAACCAACGAACAACTGGAGGCAGCGAGGAAAGTAGTCCATGATTACAG GCAAGGAATTGTTCCTTCAGGTCTCACAGAAAATGAATTATGGAGAGCAAAGTACGTCTATGATTCAGCTTTTCATCCTGACACTGGTGAAAAGATGATTTTAATAGGAAGAATGTCAGCTCAAGTTCCAATGAACATGACCATCACAGGTTGCATGATGACATTTTATAG GACCACACCAGCGGTGCTTTTCTGGCAGTGGATCAACCAGTCCTTCAATGCCGTGGTCAATTACACCAACAGAAGTGGAGATGCTCCCCTCACTGTCAA TGAGCTGGGGACAGCGTACGTTTCTGCAACAACGGGTGCTGTAGCAACAGCTCTAGGACTCAACGCGTTAACCAAG CATGTCTCTCCGCTCATAGGACGTTTTGTTCCCTTTGCTGCGGTAGCTGCGGCCAATTGCATTAATATTCCGTTAATGAGGCAAAG GGAACTCAAAGTTGGCATTCCTGTCACAGATGAGAATGGGAACCGCCTGGGCGAGTCAGCAAACGCTGCCAAACAAGCCATCACGCAAGTAGTTGTCTCCAGGATCCTGATGGCAGCCCCTGGCATGG CCATCCCTCCATTTATCATGAATACTCTggaaaagaaagcctttctcaag AGGTTCCCATGGATGAGCGCACCTGTTCAAGTTGGAATAGTTGGCTTTTG CTTGGTATTTGCCACACCTCTGTGCTGTGCTCTGTTCCCTCAGAAAAG TTCCATGTCTGTGACAAGCTTGGAGGCCGAGCTGCAAGCCAGGATCCGAGAGACCCACCCTGAACTACGGCGTGTGTACTTTAACAAGGGGCTATAA